In Perca fluviatilis chromosome 14, GENO_Pfluv_1.0, whole genome shotgun sequence, a genomic segment contains:
- the LOC120572257 gene encoding L-amino-acid oxidase-like isoform X1 yields the protein MDPHRVNCKLLAASVLLLTLYHSTTAAVSMKEHLADCLEDKDYDELLQTMKNSSLHINTSHHVVIVGAGVAGLTAAKLLQDAGHKVTIIESSGRVGGRVETYRNEEEGWYAELGAMRIPSTHQIVRWFADDLKVKLNKFIMYDPNTFYLVNGLLKKTYTVQNDPDVLKYNVQPSEKGKSADELLQKALQKVKDYVQTHGCEAALKKYDHYSVKEYLKEEGDLSSEAIRMIGDLLNEESLMYTALTEMIYDQTDINDNTTYYEVTGGSDLLPKAFLNVLDVPILLNSKVKKISQSNRGVIVSYQTGQQSSLTDLSADVVLVTTTAKAALFIDFDPPLSIRKMEALRAVHYDSSTKIILTFSEKFWEKDGIRGGKSITDWPSRFIYYPSHSFSTNENIGVLLASYTWSDESLLFLGASDEDLKELALRDLAKIHGERVKSLCTGVVVKRWSADPHSLGAFALFTPYQHLEYSKELFRSEGRVHFAGEHTAFPHAWIETSMKSAIRAATNINKVSARTHHHDEL from the exons TTGCTGCCAGTGTGCTGCTGCTTACATTGTACCACAGCACCACTGCTGCTGTTAGCATGAAGGAACACCTGGCTGATTGTCTGGAGGACAAAGACTACGATGAACTGCTGCAGACTATGAAGAACAGCTCCCTACACATAAATACATCTCATCATGTTGTTATTGTTGGAGCTGGCGTGGCTGGACTGACGGCTGCCAAACTACTGCAAGATGCAGGACACAAG GTAACCATAATAGAGTCTAGTGGTCGTGTTGGAGGACGGGTGGAGACCTACAGGAATGAAGAAGAGGGCTGGTATGCTGAACTGGGAGCCATGAGGATCCCAAGTACTCACCA AATCGTCCGTTGGTTTGCGGACGACCTAAAGGTCAAGCTGAATAAATTCATCATGTATGACCCCAACACCTTTTACTTGGTTAATGGGTTGTTGAAGAAGACGTACACAGTGCAAAATGACCCTGACGTTCTGAAGTACAACGTGCAGCCAAGTGAGAAAGGGAAGTCGGCCGACGAACTGCTACAAAAAGCTTTGCAGAAG GTGAAAGATTACGTGCAGACTCATGGCTGTGAGGCTGCGCTGAAAAAATATGACCACTACtctgtgaag GAGTATCTGAAAGAAGAAGGAGATCTGAGTTCAGAAGCAATACGGATGATTGGAGACCTTCTTAACGAAGAGAGCCTTATGTACACAGCACTGACAGAGATGATCTATGACCAGACTGACATCAATGACAACACTAC gtatTATGAAGTGACTGGTGGATCAGACCTTCTCCCGAAAGCTTTTCTTAATGTCCTGGATGTTCCTATTCTCCTCAACTCCAAGGTCAAAAAAATAAGCCAGTCAAACAGAGGTGTAATAGTATCGTACCAGACAGGACAACAGTCATCTTTGACAGATCTTTCAGCTGATGTTGTCCTGGTAACAACCACAGCCAAAGCAGCCCTCTTCATTGACTTTGATCCACCTCTCTCCATCAGAAAGATGGAGGCACTGAGGGCAGTCCACTATGACAGCTCCACTAAAATCATCCTCACCTTCAGCGAGAAGTTCTGGGAGAAGGACGGCATCCGAGGAGGAAAGAGCATCACCGACTGGCCCTCTCGTTTCATCTACTACCCCAGCCACAGTTTCTCAACCAATGAGAACATTGGCGTTCTACTGGCCTCCTACACCTGGTCTGATGAATCCCTCCTTTTCTTAGGTGCGAGCGATGAAGACCTGAAAGAGCTGGCTCTGAGAGATTTGGCAAAGATCCACGGCGAGAGGGTCAAATCTCTCTGCACAGGGGTGGTGGTGAAACGGTGGAGCGCGGATCCTCACAGCTTGGGTGCCTTCGCTCTCTTCACACCCTACCAACATTTAGAGTACTCTAAAGAGCTCTTCAGAAGTGAAGGCAGGGTGCACTTTGCAGGTGAACACACAGCTTTTCCTCACGCTTGGATCGAGACATCTATGAAATCTGCAATCAGGGCTGCTACCAACATTAACAAAGTGTCAGCTAGAACGCATCACCACGACGAGCTCTAG
- the LOC120572257 gene encoding L-amino-acid oxidase-like isoform X2, whose translation MDPHRVNCKLLAASVLLLTLYHSTTAAVSMKEHLADCLEDKDYDELLQTMKNSSLHINTSHHVVIVGAGVAGLTAAKLLQDAGHKVTIIESSGRVGGRVETYRNEEEGWYAELGAMRIPSTHQIVRWFADDLKVKLNKFIMYDPNTFYLVNGLLKKTYTVQNDPDVLKYNVQPSEKGKSADELLQKALQKEYLKEEGDLSSEAIRMIGDLLNEESLMYTALTEMIYDQTDINDNTTYYEVTGGSDLLPKAFLNVLDVPILLNSKVKKISQSNRGVIVSYQTGQQSSLTDLSADVVLVTTTAKAALFIDFDPPLSIRKMEALRAVHYDSSTKIILTFSEKFWEKDGIRGGKSITDWPSRFIYYPSHSFSTNENIGVLLASYTWSDESLLFLGASDEDLKELALRDLAKIHGERVKSLCTGVVVKRWSADPHSLGAFALFTPYQHLEYSKELFRSEGRVHFAGEHTAFPHAWIETSMKSAIRAATNINKVSARTHHHDEL comes from the exons TTGCTGCCAGTGTGCTGCTGCTTACATTGTACCACAGCACCACTGCTGCTGTTAGCATGAAGGAACACCTGGCTGATTGTCTGGAGGACAAAGACTACGATGAACTGCTGCAGACTATGAAGAACAGCTCCCTACACATAAATACATCTCATCATGTTGTTATTGTTGGAGCTGGCGTGGCTGGACTGACGGCTGCCAAACTACTGCAAGATGCAGGACACAAG GTAACCATAATAGAGTCTAGTGGTCGTGTTGGAGGACGGGTGGAGACCTACAGGAATGAAGAAGAGGGCTGGTATGCTGAACTGGGAGCCATGAGGATCCCAAGTACTCACCA AATCGTCCGTTGGTTTGCGGACGACCTAAAGGTCAAGCTGAATAAATTCATCATGTATGACCCCAACACCTTTTACTTGGTTAATGGGTTGTTGAAGAAGACGTACACAGTGCAAAATGACCCTGACGTTCTGAAGTACAACGTGCAGCCAAGTGAGAAAGGGAAGTCGGCCGACGAACTGCTACAAAAAGCTTTGCAGAAG GAGTATCTGAAAGAAGAAGGAGATCTGAGTTCAGAAGCAATACGGATGATTGGAGACCTTCTTAACGAAGAGAGCCTTATGTACACAGCACTGACAGAGATGATCTATGACCAGACTGACATCAATGACAACACTAC gtatTATGAAGTGACTGGTGGATCAGACCTTCTCCCGAAAGCTTTTCTTAATGTCCTGGATGTTCCTATTCTCCTCAACTCCAAGGTCAAAAAAATAAGCCAGTCAAACAGAGGTGTAATAGTATCGTACCAGACAGGACAACAGTCATCTTTGACAGATCTTTCAGCTGATGTTGTCCTGGTAACAACCACAGCCAAAGCAGCCCTCTTCATTGACTTTGATCCACCTCTCTCCATCAGAAAGATGGAGGCACTGAGGGCAGTCCACTATGACAGCTCCACTAAAATCATCCTCACCTTCAGCGAGAAGTTCTGGGAGAAGGACGGCATCCGAGGAGGAAAGAGCATCACCGACTGGCCCTCTCGTTTCATCTACTACCCCAGCCACAGTTTCTCAACCAATGAGAACATTGGCGTTCTACTGGCCTCCTACACCTGGTCTGATGAATCCCTCCTTTTCTTAGGTGCGAGCGATGAAGACCTGAAAGAGCTGGCTCTGAGAGATTTGGCAAAGATCCACGGCGAGAGGGTCAAATCTCTCTGCACAGGGGTGGTGGTGAAACGGTGGAGCGCGGATCCTCACAGCTTGGGTGCCTTCGCTCTCTTCACACCCTACCAACATTTAGAGTACTCTAAAGAGCTCTTCAGAAGTGAAGGCAGGGTGCACTTTGCAGGTGAACACACAGCTTTTCCTCACGCTTGGATCGAGACATCTATGAAATCTGCAATCAGGGCTGCTACCAACATTAACAAAGTGTCAGCTAGAACGCATCACCACGACGAGCTCTAG